The proteins below come from a single Desulfocurvibacter africanus subsp. africanus DSM 2603 genomic window:
- a CDS encoding ABC transporter ATP-binding protein — protein sequence MSAIRMEHVSRHWGSVLAVDDISFEVEQGSLLVLLGPSGCGKSTTLRLIAGLEEVTSGHIFIGDKQVTNLPPSRRQLAMVFQSYALFPHLTVRENILFGLKVRKVPQAERRKRLARAVDILGLGSLLDRKPSALSGGQQQRVALGRALVAEASVCLMDEPLSNLDAKLRQEMRREIRALQQSLGMTMVYVTHDQVEAMSMADRIILLEGGRIVQNGTPAELFSQPATVFTANFIGTPPMNLLGLSKCSCGITIAGCDEARVPQADSADRILGIRPEHLFFDPEGGWHGIVETVEYLGFGSVVTCRVGSEALAVSVEGMVTLAPGSQVTLRYLQDRLHFFHKQTGERV from the coding sequence TTGTCTGCGATCCGCATGGAACATGTCAGCCGTCACTGGGGTTCGGTACTTGCCGTCGACGATATCAGCTTTGAGGTGGAGCAGGGCAGTCTGCTGGTTCTGCTCGGCCCTTCCGGTTGCGGCAAGTCCACAACGCTGCGCCTGATCGCCGGGCTGGAGGAAGTCACCAGCGGCCATATCTTCATCGGCGACAAGCAGGTGACAAACCTTCCGCCCTCCCGGCGCCAATTGGCCATGGTCTTCCAATCCTATGCCCTTTTCCCGCACCTCACGGTCCGGGAGAACATCCTTTTCGGCCTCAAGGTGCGCAAGGTCCCCCAGGCGGAGCGGCGAAAGCGCCTGGCTCGCGCTGTCGATATCCTTGGGCTCGGCAGCCTCCTGGACCGCAAGCCCTCGGCCCTCTCGGGCGGGCAGCAGCAGCGCGTGGCCCTTGGCCGGGCCCTCGTGGCCGAGGCTTCGGTCTGCCTTATGGACGAGCCGCTCTCCAACCTGGATGCGAAACTCCGCCAGGAAATGCGGCGCGAGATTCGGGCGCTGCAGCAGTCGCTTGGAATGACCATGGTCTACGTCACGCACGATCAGGTCGAGGCCATGAGCATGGCCGACCGGATCATTCTTCTGGAGGGTGGGCGCATCGTGCAGAACGGCACCCCGGCGGAGCTGTTCTCGCAGCCCGCGACGGTCTTCACGGCGAACTTCATTGGGACGCCGCCCATGAACCTTCTGGGCCTGTCCAAGTGTTCTTGCGGCATCACGATAGCCGGTTGCGACGAGGCCCGGGTTCCCCAGGCCGACTCTGCGGACCGCATCCTGGGCATCCGGCCCGAGCACTTGTTTTTCGATCCCGAGGGCGGCTGGCACGGGATCGTCGAAACCGTGGAGTATCTCGGATTCGGCTCCGTGGTCACCTGCCGGGTCGGCTCCGAAGCCCTGGCCGTGTCGGTCGAGGGCATGGTGACTCTCGCGCCGGGTTCGCAGGTGACTCTGCGCTATCTGCAGGACAGACTGCACTTCTTCCATAAGCAAACCGGGGAGCGAGTGTAG
- a CDS encoding ABC transporter substrate-binding protein, with product MFGLAKAIKCFLLSLLAICCLSGAAFAKQTELVFYFPVSVGGPITKIIEGMTTEFMKQHPDIKVTPVYAGIYRDTLTKALTALRGGEPPHVAVLLSTDMFTLIDENAVIPYDDILSPAEMSFTKNFFPGFMSNSQTGGKTWGIPFQRSTIVMYWNKEAFKAAGLDPNTPPKTWAELVSFGKKLTKKDASGQVTQWGVAIPSTGYAYWLFQALAIQNGAELMNQEGTKVFFDQPKAVEALQFLVDLAFKHEVSPKGTIDWATTPRDFFERRTAIMWTTTGNLTNVRTNAKFDFGVGMLPANARPGSPTGGGNFYIFKKTTPEQRKAAVTFVQWMTTADRAAQWGIDTGYVAVRPDAWQTKQMKAYVKGFPYAAVARDQLEYGVAELSTHDNQRVTKALDDAIQAAVNGSKKPADALKDAQKEAERILRRYNK from the coding sequence ATGTTTGGATTGGCCAAGGCTATCAAGTGCTTCCTGCTATCACTTCTTGCCATTTGCTGCCTGTCCGGCGCCGCATTTGCCAAGCAGACGGAACTCGTCTTCTATTTCCCCGTGTCAGTGGGCGGCCCCATCACGAAGATCATCGAGGGCATGACCACTGAGTTCATGAAGCAGCATCCGGACATCAAGGTGACCCCTGTCTACGCGGGCATCTACCGCGACACTCTCACCAAGGCCCTGACGGCCCTGCGTGGCGGAGAGCCGCCCCACGTAGCGGTGCTCCTGTCCACGGACATGTTCACTCTCATCGACGAAAACGCCGTGATTCCCTACGATGACATCCTTTCGCCGGCCGAGATGAGCTTCACCAAGAACTTCTTCCCCGGCTTCATGAGCAACAGCCAGACCGGCGGAAAGACCTGGGGCATTCCGTTCCAGCGTTCGACCATCGTCATGTACTGGAACAAAGAGGCCTTCAAGGCTGCCGGACTTGACCCGAACACGCCGCCCAAGACCTGGGCCGAGCTCGTGTCTTTCGGCAAGAAGCTGACCAAGAAGGATGCCTCGGGCCAAGTCACCCAATGGGGCGTGGCCATTCCCTCCACCGGCTATGCCTACTGGCTGTTCCAGGCCCTGGCCATCCAGAACGGCGCCGAGCTCATGAACCAGGAAGGCACCAAGGTCTTCTTCGACCAGCCCAAGGCCGTGGAGGCTCTCCAGTTCCTCGTGGACCTGGCCTTCAAGCACGAAGTCTCCCCCAAGGGCACGATTGACTGGGCCACCACGCCCCGCGACTTCTTCGAGCGCAGGACCGCCATCATGTGGACCACCACGGGCAACCTGACCAACGTGCGCACCAACGCCAAGTTCGACTTCGGCGTCGGCATGCTCCCGGCCAACGCCCGTCCCGGCTCGCCCACGGGTGGCGGCAACTTCTACATCTTCAAGAAGACCACGCCCGAGCAGCGCAAGGCGGCGGTCACCTTCGTGCAGTGGATGACCACCGCTGATCGTGCCGCCCAGTGGGGCATCGACACCGGCTATGTCGCCGTGCGGCCCGATGCCTGGCAGACCAAGCAGATGAAGGCGTACGTCAAGGGCTTCCCCTACGCCGCCGTCGCCCGCGACCAGCTGGAGTACGGCGTGGCCGAGCTCTCCACGCACGACAACCAGCGCGTGACCAAGGCTCTGGACGACGCCATCCAGGCCGCGGTGAACGGCTCCAAGAAGCCTGCGGACGCCCTCAAGGACGCCCAGAAGGAAGCCGAGCGCATCCTGCGCCGCTACAATAAGTAA
- a CDS encoding carbohydrate ABC transporter permease, whose amino-acid sequence MRHVNAWLFLLPAMALIVAFTHVPAVNTFINSFFLDGRGGMPAEFVGLENFRYLLEDEVFLKVLRNNLLFASGTIPLSISLAMVMALLVNAKLPGQAWLRLSYFVPTVLPMIAVANIWLFFFTPEYGLLEQVRSFLGFSGVNWLGSESTALICIIAVAVWKDAGFFMIFYLAALQQVPPSLGEAAMLEGASRFCYYRRIVFPLLMPTTLFVLVNATINAFRMVDHLFVLTQGGPNNASSLLLYYIYEVSFKYWDTGYGATLTLVLLGFLGLASIIQFGVIEKRVHYR is encoded by the coding sequence ATGCGCCATGTGAACGCATGGCTGTTCCTTCTGCCGGCGATGGCCCTGATAGTGGCCTTCACCCACGTGCCGGCAGTGAATACCTTTATCAACAGCTTCTTCTTGGATGGTAGGGGAGGCATGCCCGCCGAGTTCGTGGGGCTCGAGAATTTCCGCTATCTTCTTGAGGACGAGGTTTTCCTCAAGGTGTTGAGAAACAACCTCCTGTTCGCCTCCGGCACGATACCTCTCTCCATCTCCCTGGCCATGGTCATGGCCCTGCTGGTCAATGCCAAACTGCCTGGCCAGGCCTGGCTCCGGCTGTCCTATTTTGTGCCCACGGTGCTCCCGATGATCGCCGTGGCGAACATCTGGCTCTTCTTCTTCACGCCCGAGTACGGCTTGCTGGAACAGGTCCGGAGCTTCCTCGGCTTCTCCGGCGTCAACTGGCTGGGCAGCGAGAGCACGGCCCTGATCTGTATTATCGCAGTGGCGGTATGGAAAGACGCCGGGTTCTTCATGATCTTCTATCTTGCGGCCTTGCAGCAGGTCCCCCCGTCGCTTGGCGAGGCGGCCATGCTGGAGGGCGCATCCCGGTTCTGCTACTACCGCAGGATCGTATTTCCCCTGCTCATGCCCACGACTCTGTTCGTGCTGGTGAATGCCACCATCAACGCCTTCCGCATGGTGGATCACCTTTTCGTGCTGACCCAGGGAGGGCCGAACAACGCCAGCTCCCTGCTGTTGTACTACATCTACGAGGTCAGCTTCAAATACTGGGACACCGGCTACGGCGCGACCTTGACCCTGGTGTTACTGGGATTCCTCGGCCTGGCCTCCATCATTCAGTTCGGCGTCATTGAAAAGCGAGTCCATTACAGATGA
- a CDS encoding carbohydrate ABC transporter permease, with amino-acid sequence MSTANIYDGKGIYRYLDTAAAWTLAILWGMPLLYAIWTAFHPAEFSTSFNLMAPLTLDNFRKAWNAAPFARYFVNTFMLVTLVLSAQLVLCTLAAYAFAKYDFRGKTILFALVLMQLMIMPDVLIVENYRTMGRIGILDSTLSISLPYMASAFGIFLLRQAFKSIPKELDDAAAVEGAGPLQILWRVYVPLGRPVYLAYALVSVSYHWNNFLWPLLVTNTVNSRPLTVGLQVFSSTEQGVDWSIITAATLMTSGPLLLGFLLFQRQFVQSFMRAGIK; translated from the coding sequence ATGAGCACCGCGAATATCTACGACGGCAAGGGCATCTATCGCTATCTCGACACCGCAGCGGCCTGGACGCTGGCCATCCTGTGGGGAATGCCACTGCTCTACGCGATCTGGACGGCCTTCCACCCGGCGGAGTTCTCGACAAGCTTCAACCTGATGGCGCCGCTCACGCTCGACAACTTCCGCAAGGCTTGGAACGCCGCGCCTTTCGCGCGCTACTTCGTCAACACGTTCATGCTCGTGACCCTGGTCCTCTCCGCGCAGCTTGTCCTGTGCACCCTGGCGGCCTATGCCTTCGCCAAGTACGATTTCCGGGGCAAGACCATCCTGTTCGCGCTCGTGCTCATGCAGCTCATGATCATGCCCGACGTGCTCATCGTGGAGAACTACCGGACCATGGGCCGCATCGGCATTCTCGACTCCACGCTCTCCATAAGCTTGCCGTACATGGCCTCGGCCTTCGGCATCTTTCTTCTGCGCCAAGCCTTCAAGTCGATTCCCAAGGAACTCGACGATGCCGCAGCGGTCGAAGGCGCGGGTCCCTTGCAGATCCTCTGGCGCGTGTACGTCCCGCTCGGACGGCCCGTCTATCTGGCGTATGCGCTGGTTTCGGTGAGCTATCACTGGAACAACTTCCTGTGGCCGCTCCTCGTAACCAATACCGTCAATTCGCGGCCGCTCACGGTGGGACTGCAGGTCTTCTCCTCCACCGAGCAGGGCGTGGACTGGTCGATCATCACCGCGGCGACGCTGATGACGTCCGGCCCGCTGCTCTTGGGCTTCCTGCTATTCCAGCGGCAGTTCGTGCAGTCGTTCATGCGGGCCGGCATCAAGTAG
- a CDS encoding HD domain-containing protein, with amino-acid sequence MTIKIVEPLENLARFQGEPALERIRSEFLSAVDVPVWLELIEEYLVLESPKTRYAYPYFKPWSFAAAPGSGAHHAHIGGLALHVLQGLCNARALADAHETRGLPLRRSLLYTAILLHDTMKRFIYRFTDECCLEKAEDPFIGKREDHHSWLLRELHARGVDRELLLAVAAMHGLDDVSLQDGVRPLAVVNHYMSISGTGLTMASEEVSAEHVFGFLADSDWPWSGRAQQRCVAVAGPLARRLGVTEAYMRLYLGSRFGFEAVDAMVGTHGLEEATELLAERMA; translated from the coding sequence ATGACAATCAAGATCGTCGAGCCGCTTGAGAACCTGGCCAGGTTCCAGGGCGAGCCTGCGCTCGAACGCATCCGCAGCGAATTCCTTTCGGCCGTGGATGTCCCGGTCTGGCTCGAGCTGATCGAGGAATACCTTGTCCTGGAATCACCCAAGACGAGGTACGCCTATCCCTATTTCAAGCCCTGGAGCTTTGCCGCCGCGCCGGGCTCGGGCGCGCACCACGCGCATATCGGCGGGCTGGCCCTGCACGTGCTGCAGGGGCTGTGCAACGCCCGCGCTCTGGCGGACGCCCACGAGACACGGGGGCTGCCGCTTCGCCGGAGTCTGCTCTACACCGCCATCCTGCTCCACGACACCATGAAGCGCTTCATCTACAGGTTCACGGATGAGTGCTGCCTCGAAAAGGCCGAGGACCCGTTCATCGGCAAGCGGGAAGACCATCACTCCTGGCTGTTGCGCGAGCTTCACGCGCGGGGAGTGGACAGGGAGCTGCTTCTGGCCGTCGCGGCCATGCACGGACTGGATGATGTGAGCCTGCAGGACGGAGTGCGGCCCCTGGCCGTGGTGAACCATTACATGTCCATCAGCGGCACGGGCCTGACCATGGCTTCGGAGGAAGTCTCGGCCGAGCACGTCTTCGGCTTTCTCGCCGACTCGGACTGGCCGTGGAGCGGACGGGCCCAGCAGCGATGCGTGGCGGTCGCCGGGCCGCTGGCGCGGCGCTTGGGAGTCACGGAAGCTTACATGCGCCTGTACCTGGGGTCGCGCTTCGGCTTCGAGGCCGTCGACGCCATGGTCGGCACGCACGGGCTGGAGGAAGCGACGGAACTGCTTGCGGAGCGCATGGCCTAG
- a CDS encoding (Fe-S)-binding protein, with protein MSDSQPSRFRQIASEMLPRGVNLDMCLSCGLCSSGCPASGLERMDPRKFLRMAVLGMDEALTTTPWVWMCTLCRRCTHVCPAKIDIPALVYEARARWPRDKRPKGIVGSCDQALRTPTCSAMGVSPQDFEFVVDDVLEEVRSTQDGFDNLKAPMNRQGAHFFLTQNSREPAVEPDEMVPLWKVLDHVGADWTYASRGWAAENYCMFAADDEGWEKILRTKVEAVETLGCKVWLHTEUGHEFYAVRSGLQRFGITPSFRLESIITYYARWIREGRLKVNSAWNDRGIKFTVQDPCQLVRKSLGDEVANDLRFVVRTLVGDQNFVEMYPNKSNNYCCGGGGGALQGGFQKQRRAYGMRKAEQILATGAQYCITPCHNCHAQIHDMSEQFDGAWHTVHLWTLICLSLGILGENERIYLGEDLLQLGL; from the coding sequence ATGTCCGACAGCCAACCCTCCCGGTTCAGGCAGATAGCTTCGGAAATGCTGCCGCGCGGAGTCAACCTAGACATGTGCCTTTCGTGCGGGCTGTGCTCCTCCGGCTGTCCAGCCTCTGGCCTGGAGCGCATGGATCCGCGCAAGTTCCTGCGCATGGCGGTCCTGGGCATGGACGAGGCCCTGACCACGACTCCCTGGGTGTGGATGTGTACCCTGTGCCGCCGCTGCACGCATGTCTGCCCTGCGAAAATCGACATCCCCGCCCTTGTCTACGAGGCACGCGCGCGGTGGCCGCGCGACAAGCGCCCCAAAGGCATCGTCGGCTCCTGCGACCAAGCCCTGCGCACCCCGACATGTTCAGCCATGGGCGTGTCCCCGCAGGATTTCGAGTTCGTGGTGGATGATGTCCTTGAAGAGGTCCGTTCGACCCAGGATGGATTCGATAATCTGAAAGCGCCCATGAACCGCCAGGGCGCGCACTTCTTCCTTACCCAGAACTCCCGTGAGCCCGCGGTGGAGCCGGACGAGATGGTGCCCCTGTGGAAGGTCCTCGACCATGTCGGCGCGGACTGGACCTATGCCTCCCGCGGTTGGGCCGCCGAGAACTACTGTATGTTCGCGGCCGACGACGAGGGCTGGGAAAAGATCCTCCGCACCAAGGTCGAGGCCGTGGAGACGCTGGGTTGCAAGGTCTGGCTCCACACCGAGTGAGGGCACGAGTTCTACGCGGTCCGGTCCGGACTGCAGCGCTTCGGCATCACCCCCTCTTTCCGGCTGGAAAGCATCATCACCTACTACGCGCGGTGGATACGCGAGGGCAGATTAAAGGTTAACTCCGCCTGGAACGACCGCGGCATCAAATTCACTGTCCAGGATCCCTGTCAGCTCGTGCGCAAGTCGCTTGGCGACGAAGTGGCCAACGATCTACGTTTCGTGGTGCGTACCCTGGTTGGAGATCAAAACTTCGTGGAGATGTATCCGAACAAGTCCAACAACTACTGTTGCGGAGGCGGAGGCGGGGCTCTGCAGGGGGGCTTCCAGAAGCAGCGGCGGGCCTACGGCATGCGCAAGGCCGAGCAGATCCTGGCCACTGGCGCGCAGTACTGCATCACGCCTTGCCACAACTGCCATGCCCAAATCCACGACATGTCCGAGCAGTTCGATGGAGCATGGCACACGGTGCATCTGTGGACGCTCATCTGCCTGTCGCTCGGCATTCTGGGCGAAAATGAACGCATCTACCTGGGCGAGGACCTGCTGCAGTTGGGACTTTAG
- a CDS encoding FAD-dependent oxidoreductase: MKTQCDILRTQVLVIGGGVTGAGIMRDLALRGMHCVLVEKRDVNAGASGGNHGLLHSGARYVLSDPMAAAECREEGDLLKRLAPQCIEDTGGLFVAMPGDDESYAADFPNLCAKAGIAAKSMAPSEALTLESALSGELVAAFHVPDASIDPFRLSLEMIAHARELTGCNLLRGMCVINFEIFDGRIVRAHCLEAKTGRKLIIEPEQVVNVAGAWSGKVAALAGAHIPVLYSSGTLLVTSERIARRVINRLRPPADGDILVPGGTVSILGTTSVRIADPDMCRPSAAEVDLNIEQGASMIPALRSIRYIRAYSGVRPLLMANTGAGDDRAQSRGFALFNHEAEGLTNFLTVTGGKLTTFRLMAEKAADLVARRLGVGAPCLTRSVPLPEIGGCEWTGPGRSPRAWLARKEEDGPLLCECEMVSAHTVDELTKDCHVDAEDLGISALGVRSRIGKGSCQGAFCGLRVTAHLYDTGKCASRRGLLSMRDFFANRFKGQRPILWGAQMRQYELAEALHCGLISLEMLPSHKPDEVR, translated from the coding sequence ATGAAGACTCAGTGCGACATCTTGCGAACTCAGGTCCTTGTCATCGGCGGCGGCGTGACAGGCGCAGGCATCATGCGCGATCTCGCCTTGCGCGGCATGCATTGCGTGCTCGTGGAAAAGAGGGACGTCAACGCCGGCGCGTCGGGCGGCAACCACGGCCTGCTGCACAGCGGAGCGCGCTATGTCCTGAGCGATCCCATGGCCGCAGCCGAGTGCCGGGAGGAAGGGGATCTGCTCAAGCGGCTCGCGCCGCAGTGCATCGAGGATACCGGCGGGCTCTTCGTGGCCATGCCGGGCGATGACGAGTCCTACGCAGCCGACTTCCCTAATTTGTGCGCCAAGGCAGGCATTGCTGCCAAGTCAATGGCGCCCTCCGAGGCCCTAACCCTGGAATCTGCCCTTTCCGGCGAGCTTGTCGCGGCCTTCCATGTTCCCGACGCCTCCATTGATCCTTTCCGGCTCAGTCTGGAGATGATCGCCCATGCCCGCGAGCTGACGGGTTGCAACTTGCTTCGCGGTATGTGCGTCATCAATTTCGAAATTTTCGACGGACGCATCGTGCGCGCCCACTGCCTTGAGGCGAAAACCGGCCGCAAGCTGATCATCGAGCCGGAGCAGGTCGTGAATGTCGCCGGAGCCTGGTCCGGTAAGGTCGCTGCCCTGGCGGGCGCGCATATCCCCGTGCTCTATTCGAGCGGAACGCTGCTCGTGACCAGCGAGCGAATCGCCCGGCGCGTCATAAACCGGCTGCGTCCGCCCGCGGACGGCGACATCCTTGTGCCGGGCGGCACAGTTTCCATTCTGGGCACCACGAGCGTGCGCATCGCCGACCCGGATATGTGCCGCCCGTCCGCCGCCGAGGTGGACCTGAACATCGAGCAGGGCGCAAGCATGATTCCGGCCCTGCGCTCCATCCGCTACATCCGGGCGTACAGCGGGGTACGCCCGCTGCTCATGGCGAACACCGGCGCAGGCGACGACCGCGCCCAAAGTCGCGGCTTCGCGCTCTTCAACCACGAAGCCGAAGGGCTCACCAACTTTCTGACCGTCACGGGCGGCAAGCTCACGACGTTCCGTCTCATGGCCGAGAAGGCGGCGGACTTGGTGGCGCGGCGTCTCGGCGTTGGCGCGCCCTGTTTGACGCGCAGCGTGCCCTTGCCGGAAATCGGCGGCTGCGAGTGGACTGGGCCGGGACGCTCTCCCCGCGCATGGCTGGCCCGTAAGGAAGAGGATGGACCTTTGCTGTGCGAGTGCGAGATGGTCTCGGCGCATACCGTCGACGAGCTCACGAAGGACTGCCATGTGGATGCGGAAGACCTCGGCATCTCCGCGCTGGGCGTGCGCAGCCGTATCGGCAAGGGTTCATGCCAGGGAGCTTTCTGCGGCCTGCGCGTCACAGCCCATCTGTACGATACCGGCAAGTGCGCCTCCAGGCGCGGCCTTCTGAGCATGCGAGATTTCTTCGCCAATCGCTTCAAGGGGCAAAGGCCTATCCTATGGGGTGCCCAGATGCGGCAGTATGAGCTGGCCGAGGCTCTGCATTGCGGGCTAATCAGCCTGGAGATGCTCCCCTCCCACAAACCGGACGAGGTGCGCTGA
- the glpB gene encoding glycerol-3-phosphate dehydrogenase subunit GlpB, translating to MSRDIRECDLVVIGAGLAGSAAALFAAKRGLSVVQAGGTGAIAYTSGYFDVLGAVPPRGPEGGIHLVEKPFQGLDELLASYPRHPYWLTSPGLIKAALAEWMDFLANRGLPYVAETETNVVAPSPAGTLKHTYALPETMWPFVRLLKEKPACLLVDFHGLNGFSARQVAANLLPLWPGLRAERIHFPGHAGGEVFPENAARSLELPKHRETLAEAVRPLLGDATCLGLPALLGMNGCGAVCADLEERLGVTVFEIPTMPPSVPGIRLREAVENGLPELGVELYSQQMVRLERMESSGLEFTIHGQSMERRVRCRGVILASGRFLGGGLASTQTEVRETIFDLPVAQPEDRSGWHRLDYFDPRGHPVHQSGIEVDERFRPLGAGGKPVCPTLFAAGSILAHQDWMRMKCGAGVALATALGAVESLIAELGTVSGDLATVPAG from the coding sequence ATGTCCCGTGATATCCGTGAATGCGATCTGGTGGTCATCGGCGCCGGCCTGGCTGGCTCGGCCGCAGCCCTCTTCGCCGCCAAGCGTGGATTGAGCGTCGTACAGGCAGGTGGCACCGGCGCCATCGCGTACACGAGCGGGTACTTCGACGTCCTCGGCGCGGTTCCTCCTCGCGGTCCCGAGGGTGGCATCCATCTGGTGGAAAAGCCATTTCAAGGCCTTGATGAGCTGCTGGCTAGCTATCCAAGGCATCCGTACTGGCTGACATCCCCTGGATTAATCAAAGCCGCCCTGGCGGAGTGGATGGATTTCCTCGCCAACCGTGGGCTGCCCTACGTGGCCGAGACGGAAACAAACGTTGTCGCACCATCTCCCGCTGGAACTCTCAAGCACACCTATGCGCTGCCGGAAACCATGTGGCCCTTTGTCAGGCTCCTCAAAGAAAAGCCCGCCTGCCTGCTTGTCGACTTTCATGGTCTCAACGGATTCAGCGCCCGTCAGGTGGCGGCCAACCTGCTGCCCCTCTGGCCTGGCTTGCGTGCGGAGCGCATTCACTTTCCCGGCCACGCAGGAGGAGAAGTCTTCCCCGAAAACGCCGCCCGTTCCCTGGAGTTGCCCAAGCATCGCGAAACCCTGGCCGAGGCCGTTAGGCCCCTGCTAGGCGATGCGACCTGCCTCGGCCTGCCCGCGCTCCTGGGCATGAACGGTTGCGGGGCGGTGTGTGCCGATCTTGAGGAACGTCTCGGCGTGACGGTGTTCGAGATCCCCACCATGCCGCCGTCAGTGCCGGGCATCCGCCTGCGGGAGGCCGTGGAGAACGGTTTGCCTGAGCTTGGGGTCGAACTATACTCCCAGCAGATGGTTCGCCTGGAGAGGATGGAAAGTAGCGGTCTGGAATTCACCATCCATGGTCAATCCATGGAGCGTCGAGTGCGCTGCCGGGGAGTGATATTGGCTTCGGGGCGGTTTCTGGGAGGAGGCTTGGCGAGCACGCAGACCGAGGTGCGGGAGACGATTTTCGACCTACCCGTGGCCCAGCCCGAAGACCGCTCCGGATGGCACCGGCTCGACTATTTCGATCCGCGCGGACACCCTGTCCACCAAAGCGGCATTGAGGTGGATGAACGGTTCCGGCCGCTCGGCGCAGGCGGCAAGCCCGTGTGTCCGACATTGTTCGCGGCTGGTTCGATCCTGGCCCATCAGGATTGGATGCGCATGAAGTGCGGCGCTGGAGTCGCCTTGGCTACCGCCCTCGGCGCGGTGGAGTCGCTCATCGCGGAACTGGGCACGGTCTCGGGTGACCTGGCCACGGTGCCGGCAGGTTGA
- a CDS encoding HAD-IIB family hydrolase has protein sequence MRALNLMPAETRRAIRFVLTDIDDTLTDNGRLGAEAYAALESLRRHGMKVVPITGRPAGWCDHIARMWPVDGVVGENGAFYFHYDETARRMVRRYFKNDDERGLDAARLADLRLRILREVPGCAISADQNYREADLAVDFCEDVDPLPMEAVRRIQALFEQDGAQAKISSIHVNGWFGGYDKLTMTRIFFQEVFGHKLEAVREHVVFAGDSPNDAPMFAYFPNSVGVANVLDLEAELSARPTWITQGRGGGGFAELARALLKA, from the coding sequence ATGCGTGCCCTGAATCTAATGCCCGCGGAAACTCGCCGCGCCATCCGTTTCGTCCTTACGGACATCGACGATACGCTTACTGACAACGGCCGCCTCGGTGCGGAGGCCTATGCGGCTCTTGAGTCGCTCCGCCGCCACGGCATGAAGGTGGTGCCCATCACCGGCAGGCCGGCAGGCTGGTGCGACCATATCGCGCGCATGTGGCCCGTGGACGGGGTGGTGGGCGAGAATGGCGCCTTCTATTTCCATTACGACGAAACCGCCAGGCGGATGGTCCGACGCTATTTCAAAAATGATGATGAGCGCGGGCTCGATGCCGCCCGGCTGGCGGATCTTCGGCTGCGTATCCTGCGCGAGGTGCCCGGTTGCGCCATCTCAGCGGATCAAAACTACCGCGAGGCCGACCTGGCCGTTGATTTCTGCGAGGATGTGGACCCGCTGCCCATGGAGGCGGTGAGGCGCATCCAGGCCCTCTTCGAGCAGGATGGAGCCCAGGCCAAGATCAGCTCCATCCATGTAAACGGCTGGTTCGGCGGCTACGACAAGCTCACGATGACCCGCATATTCTTTCAGGAGGTATTTGGGCACAAGTTGGAAGCAGTGCGGGAGCATGTAGTCTTCGCGGGCGACTCGCCCAATGATGCACCCATGTTCGCATACTTCCCCAACTCGGTTGGCGTGGCCAATGTCCTGGATCTGGAAGCCGAACTGAGCGCCCGCCCAACCTGGATCACGCAGGGCAGGGGCGGTGGCGGCTTCGCCGAGCTCGCGCGGGCTCTTCTCAAGGCCTGA